One stretch of Clavibacter californiensis DNA includes these proteins:
- a CDS encoding ABC transporter substrate-binding protein encodes MIPTSRIRALAGLGALAATALVLTGCTSATPETSTTPVSGGTLVYASGDAEPDCLDPHVGGNYPQALVSSQLLEPLVSLDGKGGITPWLAESWTWSDDGLGLELKLRQGVTFTDGTPFDADAVVANIRHVQDPATLSSTGYLALQAISDATAVDASTVQLTLSTPDSALLESLSQPWLAMESPAGIARGTDANCAQPIGTGPFSVERWDRQQSISLVRNDAYSSPPADAAHTGPAYLDRIDWRFLPDAASRYAALQSGEVDVIDNAQPDAIASATAGGALGELDAPRPGASNRIELNSGQAPFDDERVREAFIRSADVDAGITALFQGTAERSYSPLASTEPAAVSDPDLFGIDVDRAAALLDEAGWSAKGADGIRTKDGARLTLRFPVSTNQSIPAEQSLFEQIQANVKAVGFDVQLEPMDLGSWYEALGDDAYELVSAPYTKAGPDVLRILYDTSGITPAPSGYFANHAKVSVPEIDQALAEARATTDLDRRKALYADVQQRVMAGHWILPLYDQQNHFLHGTAVQGLRALPSVATPTMYDTWLAR; translated from the coding sequence ATGATCCCCACCTCGCGCATCCGCGCCCTCGCGGGCCTCGGCGCCCTCGCCGCGACCGCCCTCGTCCTCACCGGCTGCACCTCGGCCACCCCGGAGACGTCGACCACGCCCGTATCCGGCGGCACGCTCGTCTACGCGTCCGGCGACGCCGAGCCCGACTGCCTCGACCCCCACGTCGGCGGCAACTACCCGCAGGCGCTCGTCTCGTCCCAGTTGCTCGAGCCGCTCGTGTCGCTCGACGGGAAGGGCGGGATCACGCCGTGGCTCGCCGAGAGCTGGACCTGGAGCGACGACGGCCTCGGCCTCGAGCTGAAGCTGCGGCAGGGGGTGACCTTCACCGACGGCACGCCGTTCGACGCCGACGCCGTGGTCGCCAACATCCGCCACGTGCAGGATCCGGCGACGCTCTCCTCCACGGGCTACCTGGCCCTGCAGGCGATCAGCGACGCGACCGCCGTCGACGCCTCCACGGTCCAGCTCACGCTCTCGACGCCCGACAGCGCGCTGCTGGAGTCGCTCTCGCAGCCGTGGCTCGCGATGGAGTCGCCCGCCGGGATCGCCCGCGGCACGGACGCGAACTGCGCGCAGCCCATCGGCACCGGCCCGTTCAGCGTGGAGCGCTGGGACCGCCAGCAGTCGATCTCGCTCGTGCGCAACGACGCCTACTCGTCGCCGCCCGCCGACGCCGCGCACACCGGCCCCGCGTACCTGGACCGCATCGACTGGCGGTTCCTGCCGGACGCCGCCTCCCGGTACGCGGCCCTGCAGAGCGGCGAGGTCGACGTGATCGACAACGCGCAGCCCGACGCGATCGCCTCCGCGACCGCCGGCGGCGCGCTCGGCGAGCTCGACGCGCCCCGGCCGGGCGCCTCGAACCGCATCGAGCTGAACTCGGGCCAGGCGCCGTTCGACGACGAGCGCGTGCGCGAGGCGTTCATCCGCTCGGCCGACGTCGACGCGGGGATCACCGCCCTCTTCCAGGGCACCGCCGAGCGCTCGTACTCGCCGCTCGCGAGCACGGAGCCGGCCGCGGTCTCCGACCCTGACCTGTTCGGCATCGACGTCGACCGCGCGGCCGCGCTGCTCGACGAGGCCGGCTGGTCCGCGAAGGGCGCCGACGGGATCCGCACGAAGGACGGCGCGCGCCTGACGCTGCGCTTCCCCGTGAGCACCAACCAGTCGATCCCCGCCGAGCAGTCGCTGTTCGAGCAGATCCAGGCGAACGTGAAGGCCGTGGGCTTCGACGTGCAGCTCGAGCCCATGGACCTCGGATCCTGGTACGAGGCCCTCGGCGACGACGCGTACGAGCTCGTCAGCGCGCCGTACACGAAGGCCGGTCCCGACGTGCTGCGGATCCTCTACGACACCTCCGGCATCACGCCCGCGCCGAGCGGCTACTTCGCGAACCACGCGAAGGTGTCGGTGCCGGAGATCGACCAGGCGCTCGCCGAGGCGCGGGCGACGACCGACCTCGACCGGCGGAAGGCGCTCTACGCGGACGTGCAGCAGCGCGTGATGGCCGGGCACTGGATCCTGCCGCTGTACGACCAGCAGAACCACTTCCTGCACGGCACGGCGGTCCAGGGGCTCCGGGCGCTGCCCTCCGTCGCGACGCCGACGATGTACGACACCTGGCTCGCGCGGTGA
- a CDS encoding TetR/AcrR family transcriptional regulator → MTPARPAGRPRRSSRATLEEAAAELFLESTYAATTVEQIAQRAGVSRATFFNYFASKADLLWAGLDDTLRACGDAVSAVDPAAPPVDGVVDALIGAACSRGEGWLPLALTQHEVMGLGADVQGEGVARAAPLVDPVALALARASGRRASDAPVRVAAAVVAAATAAAVVAWAGDGVGRGPLEDAVRRALDPLRPALATTLA, encoded by the coding sequence ATGACTCCCGCCCGTCCCGCCGGTCGTCCGCGCCGCTCGTCCCGCGCGACCCTGGAGGAGGCCGCCGCCGAGCTCTTCCTCGAGAGCACCTACGCCGCCACGACCGTCGAGCAGATCGCCCAGCGCGCCGGGGTCAGCCGCGCGACGTTCTTCAACTACTTCGCCTCCAAGGCCGACCTGCTCTGGGCGGGCCTCGACGACACCCTGCGCGCATGCGGGGATGCGGTGTCCGCGGTGGACCCCGCAGCCCCGCCCGTCGACGGCGTGGTCGACGCGCTCATCGGCGCCGCCTGCTCGCGCGGCGAGGGCTGGCTGCCGCTCGCCCTCACGCAGCACGAGGTGATGGGCCTCGGCGCCGACGTGCAGGGGGAGGGCGTGGCGCGCGCGGCGCCGCTCGTGGATCCCGTCGCGCTTGCCCTCGCGCGCGCGTCCGGCCGCCGGGCCTCGGATGCGCCCGTCCGCGTCGCCGCCGCCGTGGTCGCCGCCGCGACGGCCGCGGCGGTCGTCGCGTGGGCGGGTGACGGCGTGGGCCGCGGCCCCCTCGAGGACGCCGTCCGCCGGGCGCTCGACCCGCTCCGCCCGGCGCTCGCCACGACCCTCGCCTGA
- a CDS encoding class I SAM-dependent methyltransferase gives MTADAAPQPDRSALASSFGALADQYDRVRPGYPDEAVDWMLPAGSRRVVDLGAGTGKLTRILAARGLAVTAVEPDAAMRRVLAASSPDVDVRAGSGEAIPVGDGEEDAVLVAQAWHWMDAGEAARECARVLRPGGRLGIVWNNLDTEVDWVREFDALLHPGHRSTNVAPEPGPFPGFGPVEHASFPHVHRLSPEDAVAFAGSISVVSTLPDDARARLLDDIRTLLAGHPDTAGRDVLELPWRAGAHRAQLGG, from the coding sequence ATGACCGCCGACGCCGCGCCGCAGCCGGACCGCTCCGCCCTCGCCTCCTCGTTCGGCGCGCTCGCCGACCAGTACGACCGGGTGCGGCCCGGCTACCCCGACGAGGCCGTCGACTGGATGCTCCCCGCGGGCTCCCGCCGCGTCGTCGACCTCGGTGCGGGCACCGGCAAGCTCACCCGGATATTGGCCGCGCGCGGGCTCGCCGTCACGGCGGTGGAGCCCGACGCCGCGATGCGCCGGGTGCTCGCCGCGTCCTCGCCCGACGTCGACGTCCGGGCGGGCAGCGGCGAGGCCATCCCCGTCGGCGACGGCGAGGAGGACGCGGTCCTCGTCGCGCAGGCGTGGCACTGGATGGACGCGGGCGAGGCGGCGCGCGAGTGCGCCCGCGTCCTCCGACCGGGCGGGCGCCTCGGCATCGTGTGGAACAACCTGGACACGGAGGTCGACTGGGTCCGCGAGTTCGACGCCCTCCTGCACCCGGGGCACCGCTCGACCAACGTCGCCCCCGAGCCCGGCCCGTTCCCCGGCTTCGGCCCGGTCGAGCACGCGTCCTTCCCGCACGTCCACCGCCTGTCGCCGGAGGACGCGGTGGCCTTCGCCGGGTCCATCAGCGTCGTCAGCACGCTGCCCGACGACGCGCGCGCCCGCCTCCTCGACGACATCCGGACGCTCCTGGCCGGGCACCCGGACACGGCGGGGCGCGACGTGCTCGAGCTCCCGTGGCGCGCGGGCGCCCACCGGGCCCAGCTCGGCGGCTAG
- the ileS gene encoding isoleucine--tRNA ligase — protein sequence MTYPRPVPDDPSAPDQVAASPRFPDVEKGILAFWKRDDTFRASVEQREGCDEWVFYDGPPFANGLPHYGHLLTGYAKDAFPRFQTMRGKQVHRRFGWDTHGLPAELEAMRQLGITEKSEIEEMGVEEFNAVARRSVLEYTGEWEDYVTRSARWVDFEDDYKTLDVDFMESVIWAFKQLHDKGLAYEGFRVLPYCWHDQTPLSNHELRMDDDVYRMRQDQSVTVTFPLVGAKAESLGLTAVRALAWTTTPWTLPTNMALAVGPDIVYAVVPAGPAGTPDAEAPDSLPRASSVQLAAEVLGSEYLIAQDLVGNYAKDLGYASADEARAAVSRTVLGRQLEGVAYDRLWDFYADVERFGTENAWQVLVADYVTTTDGTGIVHQAPAYGEEDQQVCAAAGIPVILSLDEGGRFVDTVPEVAGELWSDAGKTLTRMLKAQGRLIRQASYEHSYPHCWRCKNPLIYKAVSSWFVRVTDFRDDMVRLNQDIAWTPENVKDGQFGKWIGNARDWSISRNRFWGSPIPVWKSDDPAYPRVDVYGSLDELEADFGVRPTDLHRPFIDELTRPNPDDPTGKSTMRRIEDVLDVWFDSGSMPFAQVHYPFENREWFDAHSPADFIVEYIGQTRGWFYTLHALSTALFGRPAFSSVVSHGIVLGNDGQKMSKSLRNYPDVNEVFDRDGSDAMRWFLLASPVLRGGNLVVTEEGIREGVRQVLLPLWSTWYFFSLYANSAQPGGYEAHRDTTSDDVLDRYVLARTRRLVSEVTEHMTALDSTLAAASLRDFADVLTNWYVRRSRDRFWAGTEAGDTRAFDTLYTVLETVTRVAAPLLPLVSERIWKDLTGGRSVHLEDWPEPDDLPADDRLVEVMDRVRQVASTALSLRKQSGLRVRQPLARLTVVSDDADGLARFEDILRDELNVKAVAVVELTPTSASDAGITRRLTVNARVAGPRLGKGVQRVIQAARAGDWAEADGEVVAGGVPLVVGEYELLLEVAGDRADQALALLPGGGFLLLDTALTPELEAEGLARDVVRNVQDARKGAGLDVSDRISLVIRLDAAGAEQAERFRDLIARETLAVALRIDADDQATESGITVGGGSPLYIEVERA from the coding sequence ATGACCTACCCCCGTCCCGTCCCCGACGACCCGAGCGCCCCCGACCAGGTGGCCGCGAGCCCGCGCTTCCCGGACGTCGAGAAGGGCATCCTCGCGTTCTGGAAGCGCGACGACACGTTCCGCGCCTCGGTCGAGCAGCGCGAGGGCTGCGACGAGTGGGTCTTCTACGACGGGCCGCCCTTCGCCAACGGCCTCCCGCACTACGGGCACCTCCTCACCGGCTACGCGAAGGACGCCTTCCCCCGCTTCCAGACCATGCGGGGCAAGCAGGTGCACCGCCGCTTCGGCTGGGACACGCACGGCCTCCCCGCGGAGCTCGAGGCGATGCGCCAGCTCGGGATCACCGAGAAGAGCGAGATCGAGGAGATGGGCGTCGAGGAGTTCAACGCCGTCGCCCGCCGCTCGGTGCTCGAGTACACGGGGGAGTGGGAGGACTACGTCACCCGCTCGGCCCGCTGGGTCGACTTCGAGGACGACTACAAGACGCTCGACGTCGACTTCATGGAGTCGGTGATCTGGGCGTTCAAGCAGCTGCACGACAAGGGCCTCGCCTACGAGGGCTTCCGCGTGCTCCCGTACTGCTGGCACGACCAGACCCCCTTGAGCAACCACGAGCTGCGGATGGACGACGACGTCTACCGCATGCGCCAGGACCAGTCCGTGACCGTCACGTTCCCGCTCGTCGGCGCGAAGGCCGAGTCGCTCGGCCTCACCGCGGTGCGCGCGCTCGCCTGGACGACCACGCCCTGGACCCTGCCGACCAACATGGCTCTCGCGGTCGGACCGGACATCGTCTACGCCGTCGTGCCGGCCGGCCCCGCGGGCACGCCCGACGCCGAGGCGCCCGACTCGCTGCCGCGCGCGTCGAGCGTGCAGCTCGCGGCGGAGGTGCTCGGATCCGAGTACCTCATCGCCCAGGACCTCGTGGGGAACTACGCCAAGGACCTCGGCTACGCGTCCGCCGACGAGGCGCGCGCCGCCGTCTCCCGCACCGTGCTCGGCCGTCAGCTCGAGGGCGTCGCCTACGACCGCCTCTGGGACTTCTACGCCGACGTCGAGCGGTTCGGCACGGAGAACGCCTGGCAGGTGCTCGTCGCGGACTACGTCACGACGACCGACGGAACCGGCATCGTCCACCAGGCCCCGGCCTACGGCGAGGAGGACCAGCAGGTCTGCGCCGCCGCAGGGATCCCCGTGATCCTCTCGCTCGACGAGGGCGGTCGCTTCGTCGACACGGTGCCCGAGGTCGCGGGCGAGCTGTGGTCCGACGCCGGCAAGACGCTCACGCGCATGCTCAAGGCCCAGGGCCGCCTCATCCGCCAGGCCAGCTACGAGCACTCCTACCCGCACTGCTGGCGCTGCAAGAACCCGCTCATCTACAAGGCGGTCTCCAGCTGGTTCGTGCGCGTCACCGACTTCCGCGACGACATGGTGCGCCTCAACCAGGACATCGCGTGGACGCCCGAGAACGTCAAGGACGGCCAGTTCGGCAAGTGGATCGGCAACGCCCGTGACTGGTCGATCAGCCGCAACCGGTTCTGGGGCAGCCCCATCCCGGTGTGGAAGAGCGACGACCCGGCGTACCCGCGCGTCGACGTGTACGGCAGCCTCGACGAGCTCGAGGCCGACTTCGGCGTGCGGCCGACCGACCTGCACCGCCCCTTCATCGACGAGCTCACGCGCCCGAACCCGGACGACCCGACAGGGAAGAGCACGATGCGCCGCATCGAGGACGTGCTCGACGTCTGGTTCGACTCCGGATCCATGCCGTTCGCGCAGGTGCACTACCCGTTCGAGAACCGCGAGTGGTTCGACGCGCACAGCCCGGCGGACTTCATCGTCGAGTACATCGGCCAGACCCGCGGCTGGTTCTACACGCTGCACGCGCTGTCGACCGCCCTGTTCGGGCGGCCGGCGTTCTCGAGCGTCGTCAGCCACGGCATCGTGCTCGGCAACGACGGCCAGAAGATGTCCAAGTCGCTCCGCAACTACCCGGACGTCAACGAGGTGTTCGACCGCGACGGATCCGACGCCATGCGCTGGTTCCTGCTCGCGAGCCCGGTGCTCCGCGGCGGCAACCTCGTCGTGACGGAGGAGGGGATCCGCGAGGGCGTCCGCCAGGTCCTGCTCCCGCTCTGGAGCACCTGGTACTTCTTCTCCCTCTACGCCAACTCCGCGCAGCCCGGCGGCTACGAGGCGCACCGCGACACGACGAGCGACGACGTGCTGGACCGCTACGTCCTGGCCCGCACGCGCCGCCTCGTCAGCGAGGTCACGGAGCACATGACCGCGCTGGACTCGACGCTCGCCGCCGCGTCCCTCCGCGACTTCGCCGACGTGCTCACCAACTGGTACGTGCGCCGCAGCCGCGACCGGTTCTGGGCCGGCACGGAAGCCGGCGACACGCGCGCGTTCGACACCCTCTACACGGTCCTCGAGACCGTGACGCGCGTGGCCGCGCCTCTCCTCCCGCTCGTGTCCGAGCGGATCTGGAAGGACCTCACCGGCGGGCGCAGCGTCCACCTGGAGGACTGGCCGGAGCCCGACGACCTGCCCGCGGACGACCGCCTCGTCGAGGTGATGGACCGGGTCCGCCAGGTCGCCTCGACCGCGCTCTCGCTCCGCAAGCAGTCGGGCCTCCGCGTGCGCCAGCCGCTCGCGCGCCTCACGGTCGTGAGCGACGACGCCGACGGGCTCGCCCGGTTCGAGGACATCCTGCGCGACGAGCTCAACGTCAAGGCCGTCGCCGTCGTGGAGCTCACCCCCACGAGCGCCTCCGACGCGGGCATCACGCGACGCCTCACCGTCAACGCGCGGGTCGCCGGCCCGCGCCTCGGCAAGGGCGTGCAGCGGGTGATCCAGGCCGCCCGTGCGGGCGACTGGGCGGAGGCGGACGGCGAGGTCGTCGCCGGCGGCGTGCCGCTCGTGGTCGGCGAGTACGAGCTGCTGCTGGAGGTGGCGGGCGACCGCGCCGACCAGGCGCTCGCGCTCCTGCCGGGCGGTGGGTTCCTGCTGCTCGACACCGCGCTCACCCCCGAGCTCGAGGCCGAGGGCCTCGCGCGCGACGTCGTGCGGAACGTGCAGGACGCGCGGAAGGGCGCGGGGCTCGACGTGAGCGACCGCATCTCCCTCGTGATCCGGCTGGACGCCGCGGGCGCCGAGCAGGCCGAGCGGTTCCGCGACCTCATCGCCCGTGAGACCCTGGCGGTGGCGCTGCGGATCGACGCGGACGACCAGGCGACGGAGTCCGGCATCACCGTCGGCGGCGGATCGCCCCTGTACATCGAGGTGGAGCGAGCATGA
- a CDS encoding bifunctional folylpolyglutamate synthase/dihydrofolate synthase translates to MSDQRGGQPFDDDADDVRRDDDFEPETDEGVDAAARALDPDVDGLSDDQLFADDAAELRREAEQSIVAGREVDDENYFEHEGDAVYQALLARMGEQAPQPRLSATRRVVELLGDPQRAYPIVHVTGTNGKTSTSRITESILRATGLRTGLFTSPHLVRLNERIVVDGLPITDEALSRNWADVEPFIDLVDRELVAAGDEPVTFFEALTVLAFASFADAPVDVAVIEVGMGGEWDSTNVGDGQVAVFTPVSLDHTQRLGSTVAEIARTKSGIVKPAADVVSSAQLPEVVAELARAAELTESTWSIEGERFRLLDTTLAVGGQVISVQGLAGTYRDVFLPMFGAHQAQNAAVAIAAVESFLGGGDHAIHDDVLAEGLATATSPGRLQVVGTEPTVLVDAAHNPAGAASLAAALPVYFTFDRVTAVIGVLTDKDAEGIVRELAPVVDHFIVTRSQSERSVDPDELARIVVDVVGRDRVTVEPDLRTALEDARDSAGETEKGAALVTGSILLVGEAIAHAADEGWKTA, encoded by the coding sequence ATGAGCGACCAGCGGGGCGGACAGCCCTTCGACGACGACGCGGACGACGTCCGGCGCGACGACGACTTCGAGCCGGAGACGGACGAGGGCGTCGACGCCGCGGCGCGCGCCCTCGACCCCGACGTCGACGGCCTGAGCGACGACCAGCTCTTCGCCGACGACGCGGCCGAGCTCCGCCGGGAGGCCGAGCAGTCGATCGTGGCCGGCCGCGAGGTCGACGACGAGAACTACTTCGAGCACGAGGGCGACGCCGTGTACCAGGCTCTCCTCGCGCGGATGGGGGAGCAGGCGCCGCAGCCGCGCCTGTCCGCCACACGCCGGGTGGTCGAGCTCCTCGGCGACCCGCAGCGCGCGTACCCGATCGTGCACGTCACCGGCACGAACGGGAAGACGTCGACGAGCCGGATCACCGAGAGCATCCTGCGCGCCACCGGCCTCCGCACGGGCCTCTTCACGAGCCCGCACCTCGTCCGCTTGAACGAGCGCATCGTCGTAGACGGCCTGCCCATCACCGACGAGGCGCTCAGCCGCAACTGGGCCGACGTCGAGCCCTTCATCGACCTGGTGGACCGGGAGCTCGTCGCCGCGGGCGATGAGCCGGTGACGTTCTTCGAGGCGCTGACGGTGCTCGCGTTCGCGTCGTTCGCCGACGCGCCCGTCGACGTGGCCGTGATCGAGGTCGGCATGGGCGGCGAGTGGGACAGCACCAACGTCGGTGACGGCCAGGTCGCCGTCTTCACGCCCGTCTCGCTCGACCACACGCAGCGCCTGGGATCCACCGTGGCGGAGATCGCGCGCACCAAGTCCGGCATCGTCAAGCCCGCCGCGGACGTCGTGTCCAGCGCGCAGCTCCCCGAGGTCGTCGCCGAGCTCGCGCGCGCGGCCGAGCTGACGGAGTCGACCTGGTCGATCGAGGGCGAGCGGTTCCGCCTCCTCGACACGACGCTCGCGGTCGGCGGCCAGGTCATCAGCGTGCAGGGCCTCGCGGGCACGTACCGCGACGTCTTCCTCCCGATGTTCGGCGCGCACCAGGCCCAGAACGCCGCGGTCGCGATCGCCGCGGTCGAGTCGTTCCTCGGCGGCGGCGACCACGCCATCCACGACGACGTGCTCGCGGAGGGCCTCGCCACGGCGACGAGCCCGGGCCGCCTGCAGGTCGTCGGCACGGAGCCGACCGTCCTGGTCGACGCGGCGCACAACCCCGCGGGAGCGGCGTCGCTCGCGGCCGCGCTGCCCGTCTACTTCACGTTCGACCGCGTCACCGCCGTGATCGGCGTGCTGACGGACAAGGACGCGGAGGGCATCGTGCGCGAGCTCGCGCCCGTGGTCGACCACTTCATCGTCACGCGCTCCCAGTCCGAGCGCTCGGTGGATCCGGACGAGCTCGCGCGCATCGTCGTCGACGTCGTCGGCCGGGACCGCGTCACGGTCGAGCCCGACCTGCGCACGGCCCTCGAGGACGCGCGCGACTCCGCGGGCGAGACCGAGAAGGGCGCCGCGCTGGTCACGGGCTCGATCCTCCTCGTCGGCGAGGCCATCGCGCACGCCGCCGACGAGGGCTGGAAGACCGCGTGA
- a CDS encoding DUF4233 domain-containing protein, which translates to MSADGRPARTRRPRPPRTTVEILGSIVMGFQVIVVFLASLVAFGLGSLPPLPALGGGALLVLAMLAVVGALRTPLGIRAGWVVQVLVVLTGFVLPAMFAVGGFFLLLWIYAMVQGARIDREKAAARGAWEQAMLDEQAAAGGAPAPGDDRPTDHRPTTEPPAPTP; encoded by the coding sequence GTGAGCGCCGACGGCCGCCCGGCCCGCACGAGGCGACCCCGACCGCCCCGCACGACGGTCGAGATCCTCGGATCCATCGTCATGGGCTTCCAGGTCATCGTCGTGTTCCTCGCGAGCCTCGTCGCGTTCGGCCTCGGCTCCCTGCCGCCGCTGCCCGCGCTCGGCGGCGGCGCGCTCCTCGTGCTCGCCATGCTCGCCGTCGTCGGCGCCCTCCGCACCCCGCTCGGCATCCGCGCCGGCTGGGTCGTGCAGGTCCTCGTGGTGCTCACCGGCTTCGTGCTGCCCGCCATGTTCGCCGTCGGCGGCTTCTTCCTGCTGCTCTGGATCTACGCCATGGTGCAGGGCGCCCGGATCGACCGCGAGAAGGCGGCCGCGCGAGGCGCGTGGGAGCAGGCCATGCTCGACGAGCAGGCCGCCGCGGGCGGCGCCCCGGCCCCGGGCGACGACCGCCCCACCGACCACCGACCGACCACCGAGCCGCCGGCTCCCACCCCGTAG
- the ndk gene encoding nucleoside-diphosphate kinase, with product MSAPVQETLVLVKPDGVARGLTGEILRRIEAKGYQIVDLRMVQAERALLEQHYEEHQGKPFYEPLVEFMESGPIVAVRVAGNRVIEGFRSLAGTTDPTGAAPGTIRGDLGRDWGLAVAQNLVHGSDSPESAARELALWF from the coding sequence ATGTCCGCTCCCGTCCAGGAGACCCTCGTCCTCGTCAAGCCCGACGGCGTCGCCCGCGGCCTCACCGGCGAGATCCTCCGCCGCATCGAGGCCAAGGGCTACCAGATCGTCGACCTCCGCATGGTGCAGGCCGAGCGCGCCCTGCTCGAGCAGCACTACGAGGAGCACCAGGGCAAGCCGTTCTACGAGCCGCTCGTCGAGTTCATGGAGTCGGGCCCGATCGTCGCCGTGCGCGTCGCCGGGAACCGCGTCATCGAGGGCTTCCGCTCGCTCGCGGGCACGACCGACCCGACGGGCGCCGCCCCCGGCACGATCCGCGGCGACCTCGGCCGCGACTGGGGCCTCGCCGTCGCGCAGAACCTCGTGCACGGCAGCGACTCGCCCGAGTCCGCCGCGCGCGAGCTCGCCCTCTGGTTCTAG
- a CDS encoding vitamin K epoxide reductase family protein, giving the protein MTATRAPAHPRSLAVLLVVTGIVGWIGAFVLVLDRLHLLENPGASLSCDINPFISCATVIESRQGSLFGFPNPLIGVAAFVVPIVIGMALFAGARFARWFWTLFAVGTFAGWVFVTWLFTQSVFVIGALCPYCLLVWSAMIPLWWGTLSATARAGLLPVPAGIRRAADAVAPYTWAVVVLNYAIIVVAIMATFPALIPTLLG; this is encoded by the coding sequence ATGACCGCGACCCGGGCCCCCGCGCACCCCCGCTCCCTGGCCGTCCTGCTCGTCGTCACGGGCATCGTCGGCTGGATCGGCGCGTTCGTCCTCGTGCTCGACCGGCTGCACCTGCTCGAGAACCCGGGCGCGTCGCTCTCGTGCGACATCAACCCGTTCATCTCCTGCGCCACCGTCATCGAGTCGCGCCAGGGATCGCTGTTCGGCTTCCCCAACCCGCTCATCGGGGTCGCCGCGTTCGTGGTGCCGATCGTCATCGGCATGGCCCTGTTCGCGGGTGCGCGGTTCGCACGCTGGTTCTGGACGCTGTTCGCGGTGGGGACCTTCGCCGGCTGGGTCTTCGTGACGTGGCTGTTCACGCAGAGCGTCTTCGTCATCGGCGCACTCTGCCCCTACTGCCTGCTCGTGTGGAGCGCGATGATCCCGCTGTGGTGGGGCACGCTGTCCGCCACCGCGCGCGCTGGCCTGCTGCCGGTCCCCGCGGGGATCCGCCGGGCCGCGGACGCCGTGGCGCCGTACACGTGGGCGGTCGTGGTGCTGAACTACGCGATCATCGTGGTCGCGATCATGGCGACGTTCCCCGCCCTCATCCCGACGCTGCTCGGCTGA